From one Sphingomonas sp. BT-65 genomic stretch:
- a CDS encoding phospholipase A, which translates to MRSLLFFPLVAFAVPAIAQVRAVPTQPASEREALRGVEVILLNEGAVPVPAEGPRQIEVTAADGTRMTLERLPAPAATIQPGGFVKARYVPVAYAARPAPPIAGELPPGVGRAYPADVRTAAAADPDGETEVRRSAGTSSGFLTRFASHEPVYGVFGPGDSGAKIQFSFAFQPFRDDSALSGFKFAYTQTMFWRLDLPSGPFEHTTYSPEVFYEKAVDESAAFGLGWRHDSNGEGTGTTIDSNRIFARFTKAFDLGDGWRAEVTPQAWVYVGKQGVAPDLDRYWGNASLGFTLVKPDSVKLSLNVRGNPDSGRGAAELFASYPLADLGGGFGIYLFGQGFTGHGEALDDYRRRDTHARLGISLTR; encoded by the coding sequence ATGCGTTCGCTGCTTTTCTTCCCGCTCGTCGCTTTTGCCGTTCCCGCCATCGCGCAGGTCCGCGCCGTGCCGACCCAGCCCGCTTCGGAGCGCGAGGCGCTGCGTGGGGTCGAGGTGATCCTGCTCAACGAGGGTGCCGTCCCCGTTCCCGCCGAGGGGCCGCGCCAGATCGAGGTGACCGCGGCCGACGGCACGCGGATGACGCTCGAGCGCCTGCCCGCGCCCGCCGCGACGATCCAGCCCGGCGGCTTCGTCAAGGCGCGCTACGTGCCCGTCGCCTATGCCGCGCGCCCGGCACCGCCAATCGCGGGCGAGCTCCCGCCGGGGGTGGGCCGCGCCTATCCGGCCGATGTCCGTACCGCCGCGGCCGCCGATCCCGACGGCGAGACCGAGGTGCGCCGTTCGGCCGGCACCTCCTCGGGCTTCCTCACCCGCTTCGCATCGCACGAGCCGGTCTATGGTGTATTCGGTCCGGGCGACTCGGGCGCGAAGATCCAATTCAGCTTCGCCTTCCAGCCGTTCCGCGACGACAGCGCGCTCAGCGGCTTCAAGTTCGCCTATACCCAGACGATGTTCTGGCGGCTCGACCTGCCCTCGGGTCCGTTCGAACACACCACCTATTCGCCCGAGGTCTTCTACGAGAAGGCGGTCGACGAGAGCGCGGCGTTCGGCCTCGGCTGGCGGCACGATTCGAACGGCGAGGGGACGGGGACGACGATCGATTCCAACCGCATCTTCGCGCGCTTCACCAAGGCGTTCGACCTCGGCGACGGCTGGCGCGCCGAGGTGACGCCGCAGGCCTGGGTCTATGTCGGCAAGCAGGGCGTCGCGCCCGATCTCGACCGCTATTGGGGCAACGCCTCGCTCGGTTTCACGCTGGTCAAGCCCGACAGCGTGAAGCTCAGCCTCAACGTGCGCGGCAATCCCGACAGCGGGCGTGGCGCGGCCGAATTGTTTGCTTCCTATCCGCTCGCCGATCTCGGCGGCGGGTTCGGCATCTATCTGTTCGGGCAAGGCTTCACCGGCCACGGCGAGGCGCTCGATGATTATCGCCGCCGCGACACCCATGCGCGGCTCGGCATTTCGCTTACCCGCTAG
- a CDS encoding VOC family protein, whose translation MRPRLSVLTLGVADLERSLAFYRDGLGLPSEGIVGREFEHGAVAFFQLTGGVRLAIWAQDDIVHDTGLAKTPASPTAFTLGHNVSSREEVAEVIEQARRAGAEIVKEPADTFYGGHAGYFRDPDGHVWEVVWNPAALPDDEAED comes from the coding sequence ATGCGGCCACGCCTTTCCGTCCTGACGCTCGGCGTCGCCGATCTCGAACGGTCGCTGGCCTTCTACCGTGACGGCCTGGGGCTGCCTAGCGAAGGCATCGTCGGCCGCGAGTTCGAGCATGGCGCGGTCGCCTTCTTCCAGCTCACCGGGGGCGTGCGGCTCGCGATCTGGGCGCAGGACGACATCGTCCATGATACCGGGCTCGCCAAGACGCCCGCGAGCCCGACCGCCTTCACGCTCGGCCATAATGTGTCGAGCCGGGAGGAAGTGGCCGAGGTGATCGAGCAGGCGCGTCGCGCAGGCGCCGAGATCGTCAAGGAACCGGCGGACACCTTCTATGGCGGCCATGCCGGCTATTTCCGCGATCCCGACGGCCATGTCTGGGAAGTGGTGTGGAACCCGGCGGCGCTGCCCGACGACGAGGCGGAGGACTGA
- a CDS encoding EipA family protein: MRRVLIGLMMALTAPMAAAPALAQSIRTVDPNSAIDADLNQPQTTTPPAQDPIPADEAPPPADETVDPGAEYTPPADSTTGETAPVTAAPAGTATPVAAANGLAKPDAPTTFDRVRLVAAAEGVFGKGASGLAALIEDILKEQGEPNAYIAGSEGSGAIVVGLRYGSGQMVHAVEGERKVFWTGPSVGFDIGGDANKVFVLVYNLYDSQELYKRFPAGEGRLYFVGGFSASYLRRGDVVLIPVRLGVGWRAGANVGYMKFSEKSRWFPF, encoded by the coding sequence ATGCGGCGCGTACTGATCGGACTCATGATGGCACTGACGGCGCCGATGGCGGCGGCCCCGGCGCTGGCGCAGAGCATCCGCACCGTCGATCCTAACAGCGCGATCGACGCCGACCTCAACCAGCCGCAGACCACGACCCCGCCCGCGCAGGACCCGATTCCCGCGGACGAAGCGCCGCCCCCCGCCGACGAGACGGTCGATCCGGGCGCCGAATACACCCCGCCCGCCGACTCCACGACCGGCGAAACCGCCCCGGTCACCGCCGCCCCCGCTGGCACGGCCACGCCGGTGGCCGCCGCCAACGGCCTCGCCAAGCCCGACGCGCCCACGACCTTCGACCGGGTGCGCCTCGTCGCCGCGGCCGAGGGCGTGTTCGGCAAGGGCGCGAGCGGCCTCGCCGCGCTGATCGAGGACATCCTCAAGGAACAGGGCGAGCCCAATGCCTATATCGCCGGCAGCGAAGGCTCGGGCGCGATCGTGGTCGGGCTGCGCTACGGCTCGGGCCAGATGGTCCATGCGGTCGAGGGCGAGCGCAAGGTGTTCTGGACCGGGCCGTCGGTCGGCTTCGACATCGGCGGCGACGCCAACAAGGTGTTCGTGCTGGTCTATAACCTCTACGACAGCCAGGAGCTCTACAAGCGCTTCCCGGCGGGCGAGGGCCGGCTCTATTTCGTCGGCGGCTTCTCGGCGAGCTATCTGCGCCGCGGCGACGTGGTACTGATCCCGGTCCGCCTCGGCGTCGGCTGGCGCGCGGGCGCCAATGTCGGCTATATGAAGTTCAGCGAGAAGAGCCGCTGGTTCCCCTTCTGA
- the rpmI gene encoding 50S ribosomal protein L35 has protein sequence MPKMKTKSGVKKRFKFTATGLVKHGVAGKRHRLSSHNAKYIRTNRGTSVLSDSDAGHVRLWAPYGLK, from the coding sequence ATGCCCAAGATGAAGACCAAGAGCGGTGTGAAGAAGCGCTTCAAATTCACCGCGACCGGCCTGGTGAAGCACGGCGTCGCCGGCAAGCGCCACCGGCTGAGCAGCCACAACGCGAAATATATTCGCACCAACCGCGGCACGTCGGTCCTGTCCGACTCCGATGCCGGCCACGTGCGCCTGTGGGCGCCGTACGGCC
- the hisN gene encoding histidinol-phosphatase gives MPVSQADIDLAERLADAAGAAIRPYFRTEHGLEAKDDASPVTLADKEAEAAMRRLIIAERPMDGIVGEEEEERQGTSGRTWVLDPIDGTRSFIVGRPIFGTLIALLEDGWPVLGIIDQPVIGERWLGVTGRETLFNGKPAIARTCRELSKALLATTSPALFSDDQLHAFEHVDAAVMSTVLGGDCYNYGLVASGHLDLVIEAGLKLHDFAALVPVVEGAGGRMCDWQGDPLHAGSNGEVIAAGDPARIEEIIEALACRGH, from the coding sequence ATGCCAGTCTCCCAAGCCGATATCGATCTCGCAGAGCGCCTCGCCGATGCCGCGGGCGCCGCGATCCGCCCCTATTTCCGCACCGAGCATGGCCTGGAGGCCAAGGACGACGCCTCGCCGGTGACGCTCGCCGACAAGGAGGCCGAGGCGGCGATGCGGCGGCTGATCATCGCCGAACGCCCAATGGACGGCATCGTCGGCGAGGAAGAAGAGGAGCGTCAGGGCACCAGCGGCCGGACCTGGGTGCTCGACCCGATCGACGGCACGCGCAGCTTCATCGTCGGCCGCCCGATCTTCGGCACGCTGATCGCCTTGCTCGAGGATGGCTGGCCAGTGCTCGGCATCATCGACCAGCCGGTCATCGGCGAGCGCTGGCTCGGCGTCACCGGGCGCGAGACGCTGTTCAACGGCAAGCCTGCCATCGCGCGCACCTGCCGCGAGCTGTCGAAGGCGCTGCTCGCCACCACCTCCCCCGCCCTGTTCAGCGATGACCAGCTCCACGCCTTCGAGCATGTCGACGCCGCGGTGATGAGCACCGTGCTCGGCGGCGACTGCTATAATTACGGCCTCGTCGCCTCGGGCCATCTCGACCTGGTGATCGAGGCGGGGCTCAAGCTCCACGACTTCGCCGCGCTGGTGCCGGTGGTCGAGGGCGCGGGCGGGCGGATGTGCGACTGGCAGGGCGATCCGCTCCATGCGGGAAGCAACGGCGAGGTGATCGCCGCGGGCGACCCGGCGCGGATCGAGGAGATCATCGAGGCGCTCGCCTGCCGCGGGCATTGA
- a CDS encoding AsmA family protein, with protein MADRDSPIVAADAAPADPPETAPPAEEKRRWPRPLVIALRVVGGILLALFLAWAILYVTKGRFLKGTFERIASSQTGRTVRVAGDFQFYFNPINVKYVSEGLTVSNPAWAGGGDFFAAKRIEANVATFSFIWGERRINILDLQGGTVDLRWDEAGRRNSWTFSEEKGEPLDLPLIRRAVVAGTRIRYRDPRLRLAANIAVDTVEARDDRLANSIHFRGDGTARGTPFTLWGALLSPNATVAGGHNQLALRINAVRTRADITGTLPGATEIEGADLHADVRGANLADAFAVFGIAVPDTRSYRLRSALTKQGAEWRFTGLRGRFGDSDLAGRMTVRIGEPRLFLDADLTTRSLDIVDAGPFIGYSPSESVSGNVTERVGGTTRILPDAPLRVEALRNFDARVSWKVARVRAEQLPLSDVTLGLSLDDRLLKLSPFNFAMARGTVSSDITINARNPAVFTDYDIRLSPTPMGVLLRGLGVEESGTTGTLSARVKMTGTGDSVRKSLAASNGRIAVVLPRGSFWTRNIQLSELDIGTFVQKMFEGRLKEPVQINCGLIAFSVRNGIAAADPILIDTQKNVMLGRGGFSFRNESLDLAFRADSKKFSLFAGQSPVGIGGSFARPSIDVISPELLGRAGAGLGLGVVATPIASLLAFVDVGDAKSADCGPVLAGATARAQRDTKGRPRDDVGKGTTAKSEDGSRSKGERREQRKKFLGIF; from the coding sequence ATGGCCGACCGGGATTCCCCGATCGTCGCGGCGGATGCGGCGCCAGCCGATCCACCGGAGACCGCGCCGCCAGCAGAGGAAAAGCGCCGCTGGCCGCGGCCGCTCGTCATCGCGCTGCGGGTGGTCGGCGGGATCCTGCTCGCGCTGTTCCTCGCCTGGGCGATCCTCTACGTCACCAAGGGCCGCTTCCTCAAGGGCACGTTCGAGCGGATCGCCAGCAGCCAGACCGGCCGCACGGTCAGGGTCGCGGGCGACTTCCAGTTCTATTTCAACCCGATCAACGTGAAATATGTCTCCGAAGGGCTGACCGTCTCGAACCCGGCCTGGGCAGGCGGGGGTGACTTCTTCGCGGCGAAGCGGATCGAGGCCAATGTCGCGACCTTCTCGTTCATCTGGGGCGAGCGGCGGATCAACATCCTCGACCTGCAGGGCGGGACGGTCGACCTGCGCTGGGACGAGGCCGGGCGGCGCAACAGCTGGACCTTCAGCGAGGAGAAGGGCGAGCCGCTCGACCTGCCGCTGATCCGCCGCGCGGTGGTGGCGGGGACGCGCATCCGCTATCGCGACCCGCGCCTGCGGCTCGCCGCGAACATCGCGGTCGACACGGTCGAGGCGCGCGACGATCGCCTCGCCAACTCGATCCACTTCCGCGGCGACGGCACCGCGCGGGGCACGCCGTTCACCTTGTGGGGCGCGCTGCTCTCGCCCAACGCGACGGTGGCGGGTGGGCACAACCAGCTCGCGCTGCGCATCAACGCGGTGCGTACCCGCGCCGACATCACCGGCACGCTGCCCGGCGCGACCGAGATCGAGGGCGCGGACCTGCATGCCGATGTGCGCGGCGCCAATCTTGCCGACGCGTTCGCGGTGTTCGGCATCGCGGTGCCCGACACGCGCAGCTACCGGCTGCGCTCGGCGCTGACCAAGCAGGGCGCGGAATGGCGCTTCACCGGGCTGCGCGGGCGATTCGGCGACAGCGACCTGGCCGGGCGGATGACGGTGCGCATCGGCGAGCCGCGATTGTTCCTCGACGCCGACCTGACCACGCGCTCGCTCGACATCGTCGATGCCGGGCCGTTCATCGGTTACAGCCCGAGCGAGTCGGTGAGCGGCAACGTCACCGAACGGGTCGGCGGCACCACCCGCATCCTTCCCGACGCGCCGCTGCGTGTCGAGGCGCTGCGCAATTTCGACGCGCGGGTGAGCTGGAAGGTTGCGCGGGTGCGCGCCGAACAGCTGCCGCTCAGCGACGTCACGCTCGGGCTCAGCCTCGACGACCGGTTGCTCAAGCTCTCGCCGTTCAACTTCGCGATGGCGCGCGGCACGGTGAGTTCGGACATCACGATCAATGCGCGCAACCCGGCGGTGTTCACCGATTACGACATCCGCCTCTCGCCGACGCCGATGGGGGTGCTGCTCAGGGGGCTGGGGGTCGAGGAATCGGGTACCACCGGCACGCTCAGCGCGCGCGTGAAAATGACCGGCACCGGGGACAGCGTGCGCAAGTCGCTCGCCGCGTCCAACGGCCGGATCGCGGTGGTCCTGCCGCGCGGGAGCTTCTGGACGCGCAACATCCAGCTCTCCGAGCTCGACATCGGCACGTTCGTCCAGAAGATGTTCGAGGGGCGCCTCAAGGAGCCGGTGCAGATCAACTGCGGGCTGATCGCCTTCTCGGTGCGGAACGGGATCGCCGCGGCCGACCCGATCCTGATCGACACGCAGAAGAATGTGATGCTCGGGCGCGGCGGCTTCAGCTTCCGCAACGAATCGCTCGACCTCGCCTTCCGCGCCGATTCGAAGAAGTTCAGCCTGTTCGCCGGCCAGTCGCCGGTCGGCATCGGCGGCTCGTTCGCGCGGCCGAGCATCGACGTGATCAGCCCCGAGCTGCTCGGCCGCGCCGGCGCCGGGCTCGGACTCGGCGTGGTCGCGACGCCGATCGCCTCGCTCCTCGCTTTCGTCGATGTCGGCGACGCCAAGTCGGCCGATTGCGGACCGGTCCTTGCGGGCGCTACCGCGCGGGCGCAACGCGACACCAAGGGGCGCCCGCGCGACGATGTCGGCAAGGGCACCACCGCCAAATCCGAAGACGGCAGCCGCTCGAAGGGCGAGCGCCGCGAACAGCGCAAGAAGTTTCTGGGGATTTTCTGA